In Paenibacillus ihbetae, the following are encoded in one genomic region:
- a CDS encoding alpha-mannosidase: protein MEQSRKAHIISHTHWDREWYLPYEKHHVRLIQLMDSLLETMEKDSEYRSFFLDGQTIIIEDYLQVRPEKKEQLLKLIADGRIIIGPWYILQDAFLTSSEANVRNMQIGHQDAARYGSVAKIGYFPDTFGLTGQIPQLMRQSGIDNAFFGRGVKPTGFNNTVSDGGYESSFSELMWESPDGSKVLGILFANWYSNGNEVPVDEEEARKFWDRKLADAEKYASTPELLYMNGCDHQPIQRDLAEAIRTARKLYPDTEFIHSNFNDYLKALRGKLPEDLSSVKGELRSQRTDGWGTLVNTASARVYLKQMNQQGQTLLEKVAEPLASHASMLGQEYPHHLFTYAWKTLMQNHPHDSICGCSVDEVHREMVTRFEKSRHVAESIVADSVRVIADSVDTSAFTQYGEDALPLVVWNTTGWSRSGTVTLELDAKRLYFREGFTLAETSRRMKELDLSGRVLVNDKGEALPCTVEDLGVQFGYDLPDDRFRQPYMARRVRLTFEASEVPAVGFATYAWVKSDAAAPEGASLISGANVLENAWLKVEIAADGSFTLTDKKGGQVYRDLGVYEDTGDIGNEYMYKQPNGEAALTTKGLPAQIRVVEDTPYRAAIEIVHDWEVPASADSRLEAEQIELVYYPQRKAQRVAETVPMKIRTVVALNKSGRGVEIEATLDNRAKDHRVRALFPTDLETKTHFVDSMFEVAERSNVPAEEWTNPSNTAHQQAFVDVSTSEAGLTVANQGLNEYEVLRDGRNTIAVTLLRSVGELGDWGYFPTPEAQCIGEFTVRMEVIPHQGDGIGSGAYAEAYQFQVPWTAAQTGIHEGSIPATYAPLGCSRSDRELAFSSMKISERTGDLMLRWFNMAGTQAELGLQCELACEGVYKSTILEDEGDVQAFSEDGSYSMTVKPYEIVTLGIKTAR, encoded by the coding sequence ATGGAACAATCGAGAAAAGCACATATCATTTCACATACGCATTGGGATCGAGAGTGGTATCTACCGTATGAAAAGCATCATGTCCGGCTGATCCAGCTGATGGACAGCCTGCTGGAGACGATGGAGAAGGATTCCGAGTACCGCAGCTTCTTCCTTGACGGACAGACCATCATCATCGAGGACTATCTGCAGGTTAGACCCGAGAAGAAGGAGCAGCTGCTGAAGCTGATCGCGGACGGCCGCATCATCATCGGCCCTTGGTATATTTTGCAGGATGCGTTCCTGACAAGCAGCGAAGCCAACGTGCGGAACATGCAGATCGGGCACCAGGATGCGGCACGCTACGGCTCCGTGGCGAAAATCGGATACTTCCCGGATACGTTCGGGCTGACGGGACAAATCCCGCAGCTGATGCGTCAATCCGGGATCGACAATGCCTTTTTCGGACGCGGCGTGAAGCCGACTGGCTTCAATAACACCGTCTCCGACGGCGGCTATGAGTCCTCATTTTCGGAATTAATGTGGGAGAGCCCGGACGGCTCCAAGGTGCTGGGCATTCTGTTCGCGAACTGGTACAGCAACGGAAACGAGGTTCCCGTCGATGAAGAGGAAGCCCGCAAATTCTGGGACCGTAAGCTGGCAGATGCCGAGAAATATGCATCGACGCCGGAGCTGCTCTACATGAACGGGTGCGACCATCAGCCGATCCAGCGCGATCTCGCGGAAGCGATCCGCACGGCAAGAAAGCTGTATCCGGACACGGAGTTCATCCATTCGAACTTCAACGATTATTTGAAGGCATTGCGGGGCAAGCTGCCTGAGGATCTGTCCTCCGTGAAGGGCGAGCTGCGCAGTCAGCGGACGGACGGCTGGGGCACCCTGGTCAACACCGCCTCGGCGCGCGTCTACCTGAAGCAAATGAACCAGCAGGGACAAACTTTGCTTGAGAAGGTGGCGGAGCCGCTTGCTTCCCATGCAAGCATGCTCGGCCAGGAGTACCCGCATCATCTGTTCACGTATGCATGGAAGACGCTGATGCAGAATCATCCGCATGACAGCATCTGCGGCTGCAGCGTGGACGAGGTTCACCGCGAAATGGTGACGCGATTTGAGAAGAGCCGTCACGTAGCGGAATCGATCGTGGCGGACAGCGTACGCGTGATTGCGGATTCGGTGGATACATCGGCTTTCACGCAGTATGGCGAGGATGCGCTGCCGCTGGTCGTATGGAATACGACCGGCTGGAGCCGCAGCGGCACGGTTACGCTCGAGCTTGATGCGAAGCGCCTCTATTTCCGCGAGGGCTTCACGCTTGCAGAAACGAGCCGCCGGATGAAAGAGCTGGATCTGTCGGGCCGCGTGCTCGTTAATGACAAGGGCGAGGCATTGCCTTGCACGGTAGAGGATCTCGGTGTGCAGTTCGGCTACGATCTGCCGGACGACCGGTTCCGTCAGCCGTACATGGCGCGCAGAGTCAGATTGACCTTCGAGGCAAGTGAAGTACCGGCCGTGGGCTTTGCTACGTACGCTTGGGTCAAGAGCGACGCAGCCGCTCCGGAGGGAGCTTCGCTGATCAGCGGAGCAAACGTATTGGAGAACGCATGGCTGAAGGTTGAAATTGCTGCAGACGGATCCTTTACCTTGACCGATAAAAAGGGCGGGCAGGTGTACCGCGACCTCGGCGTTTACGAGGATACCGGGGACATCGGCAACGAATACATGTACAAGCAGCCGAACGGCGAAGCTGCACTTACGACGAAAGGCCTTCCCGCGCAAATCCGGGTGGTGGAGGATACTCCGTACCGGGCCGCGATCGAGATTGTGCACGACTGGGAAGTTCCGGCATCGGCCGACAGCAGATTGGAAGCGGAGCAGATCGAGCTCGTATACTACCCGCAGCGCAAGGCACAGCGGGTTGCCGAGACGGTTCCGATGAAGATTCGTACCGTCGTTGCTTTGAACAAGAGCGGCCGCGGGGTCGAGATCGAGGCGACCCTCGATAACCGGGCGAAGGATCATCGCGTTCGCGCCCTGTTCCCGACCGATCTAGAGACGAAGACCCATTTCGTTGACTCGATGTTCGAGGTTGCCGAGCGCAGCAATGTGCCGGCTGAGGAATGGACCAATCCGAGCAATACGGCACATCAGCAGGCATTTGTCGATGTAAGCACTTCGGAGGCCGGGCTTACCGTGGCGAACCAGGGCTTGAATGAATACGAGGTGCTGCGCGACGGTCGCAACACGATTGCGGTGACGCTGCTTCGTTCCGTAGGCGAGCTCGGCGACTGGGGCTACTTCCCTACGCCGGAAGCCCAGTGCATCGGCGAGTTCACCGTTCGCATGGAGGTCATCCCGCATCAGGGCGATGGCATCGGCTCCGGCGCCTACGCCGAAGCATACCAGTTCCAGGTGCCTTGGACGGCCGCACAGACCGGCATTCATGAAGGATCGATTCCGGCGACATACGCGCCGCTGGGCTGTAGCCGCAGCGACCGCGAGCTGGCCTTCTCATCGATGAAGATCAGCGAACGGACGGGCGATCTGATGCTGCGCTGGTTCAATATGGCCGGTACGCAAGCTGAGCTTGGGCTGCAATGTGAGCTGGCTTGCGAAGGCGTCTATAAGAGTACGATTCTGGAGGATGAGGGCGATGTTCAAGCCTTCAGCGAAGACGGAAGCTATTCCATGACGGTCAAGCCTTATGAAATCGTCACTTTGGGCATTAAGACCGCCCGCTAA
- a CDS encoding alpha-amylase family protein, translated as MSGRLIVLYDPAFPAASAAGLPASAAVLESFGLVCRADELAEALSAAGPGASLVNLHAPYFPKSAWRSILDFLRNGGGLVSIGGAPFKRPVRFEDGRWIVEHEQTAYHQQLHIHEALPVDCGRVVRLEASDEIPLMENSRELLQVADTWNLVPHVTKSSDLPHQMGSAGPMDTRIYALLKGMTSEDRDVAAPAVLWEHVGGPYAGGRWLLVNQPLSPRFWEEGGGEEVRRWAAFTAAGVTELWIKPNYASYEAGERPVLTLQTQRLGRALPIAEPQEWTLRITVMHEQEEGLRWTRDLQAGVNGQFQVERISVPLDIKPGAYRVVCEAQGPDGEVRRLKQGFWGADAELLQAGTPVSCNRDYFIKDGRPLPVVGMTYMTSDVARKFLFLPNTDVWDRDMAQMRKAGINWIRTGIWTAYRNVMQVDGHASEEVLRSIDAFLMTAKKHDLQVTFTFFSFTPETWEGTNPYLDPRSVEAQKRFIRSIVSRHKDTKNVDWDLINEPSMFDPPRIFSDGPRSARDSYERLAFAEWLKTRHGSIERLQERWNMTPEQLPSFEAAAVPEPEEINFDVQDMHQGKKGTRWLDYVLFSMEMHNRWAKELYLTIKDVCPNHMVTVGQDEALGAQRPSPFFYAEAVDYTTVHSWWLNDYLIWDGIFAKTPDKPNLIQETGIMYVETPDGRAKRSEAELRNLLERKYAYAFSTGGAGAIHWIWNTNFYMDNANESHIGALRADGTEKPEADVSYDFGAFMAGIRDLFTGRKLEETAVVFPYSNDFSNRKLAFEATTKATRALAYELNAPFRAVGEYDLSSLRDQPVKLIILPSAHNVDDRAFDELIDIVNSTGATLLVTGPIGLDAYWHPVNRLADELGVRELANVRREESVRIGDRLMAVSYGHRKIAELAKEVPAAGIAGSASGSAAGYPVQEVKLGQGRLLWCPLPVELNDRTDTLVELYRYALELSGPDTGLVWKQGGEWSGVYGRKLSFDKGALFVFGSEQSWDVPVEVMDPATGRGYSFTLEADRSVLFAVDAAGALLAVYREREVEITVS; from the coding sequence ATGAGCGGGCGTCTGATTGTATTGTATGATCCGGCATTTCCGGCGGCTTCTGCCGCCGGGCTGCCGGCTTCTGCCGCAGTTCTGGAATCGTTCGGCCTCGTGTGCCGTGCCGATGAGCTTGCGGAGGCGTTGTCTGCAGCGGGACCGGGGGCAAGCCTGGTCAACCTGCACGCTCCGTATTTTCCGAAATCCGCATGGCGCTCCATCCTGGATTTCCTCCGGAACGGAGGCGGTCTCGTAAGCATCGGGGGCGCGCCTTTCAAGCGGCCGGTGCGTTTCGAGGACGGCCGCTGGATCGTCGAACATGAGCAGACGGCCTATCATCAGCAGCTGCACATCCATGAGGCGCTGCCGGTTGATTGCGGGCGCGTGGTCCGCTTGGAAGCTAGCGACGAGATTCCATTGATGGAGAACAGCCGGGAGCTGCTGCAGGTAGCAGATACGTGGAACCTGGTTCCGCACGTAACCAAGAGCAGCGACCTTCCGCATCAAATGGGTTCGGCAGGCCCGATGGACACCCGCATTTATGCGCTGCTTAAGGGAATGACGTCCGAGGACCGCGATGTTGCCGCTCCTGCGGTGCTGTGGGAGCATGTGGGCGGCCCGTATGCCGGCGGCCGCTGGCTTCTGGTGAACCAGCCCCTCTCCCCTCGCTTCTGGGAAGAGGGCGGGGGAGAGGAGGTACGACGCTGGGCTGCATTCACGGCTGCCGGGGTGACCGAGCTGTGGATCAAACCGAACTACGCTTCGTATGAAGCCGGCGAGCGCCCCGTCCTTACGCTGCAGACGCAGAGACTGGGACGCGCCCTGCCTATCGCCGAGCCGCAGGAGTGGACGCTCCGCATAACGGTCATGCATGAGCAAGAGGAAGGTTTGCGCTGGACCCGGGACCTTCAAGCGGGCGTAAACGGCCAGTTCCAGGTGGAGCGGATTTCCGTTCCGCTTGATATCAAACCGGGTGCATACCGTGTCGTATGTGAAGCCCAAGGTCCGGACGGTGAAGTGCGGAGGCTGAAACAGGGCTTCTGGGGAGCGGATGCGGAGCTGCTTCAAGCAGGAACGCCGGTCAGCTGCAACCGGGATTATTTTATCAAGGACGGACGTCCGCTGCCTGTGGTGGGCATGACCTATATGACCTCCGATGTGGCGCGGAAATTCCTGTTCCTTCCGAATACCGACGTCTGGGACCGGGATATGGCGCAGATGAGAAAGGCCGGCATCAACTGGATCCGTACCGGCATCTGGACGGCCTACCGGAACGTGATGCAGGTCGACGGACATGCATCCGAAGAGGTGCTTCGCTCGATCGATGCATTTCTGATGACGGCGAAAAAGCATGATTTGCAGGTAACCTTTACCTTCTTCTCCTTTACGCCGGAGACGTGGGAAGGCACGAATCCATATTTGGACCCGCGCAGCGTTGAAGCGCAGAAACGGTTTATCCGCTCGATTGTGTCAAGACACAAGGATACGAAAAACGTGGACTGGGACTTGATCAACGAGCCGTCCATGTTCGATCCGCCGCGCATCTTCTCGGATGGGCCGCGCTCCGCACGGGATTCGTATGAGCGGCTGGCCTTTGCCGAATGGCTGAAGACGCGCCACGGCTCGATCGAGCGGCTTCAGGAGCGCTGGAATATGACGCCGGAGCAGCTGCCTTCATTCGAGGCGGCAGCTGTGCCGGAGCCCGAGGAGATCAACTTCGATGTGCAGGATATGCACCAGGGCAAGAAGGGCACCCGCTGGCTCGATTATGTGCTGTTCTCCATGGAGATGCACAACCGCTGGGCCAAGGAGCTGTATTTGACGATCAAGGATGTGTGCCCGAACCATATGGTGACCGTGGGGCAGGACGAGGCCCTCGGCGCACAGCGGCCATCCCCGTTCTTCTATGCGGAAGCGGTGGATTACACGACCGTCCATTCCTGGTGGCTGAACGATTATTTGATTTGGGACGGCATTTTTGCCAAAACGCCGGATAAACCCAATCTGATTCAGGAAACGGGCATTATGTATGTGGAGACCCCTGACGGCCGGGCGAAGCGGAGCGAAGCCGAGCTGCGGAACCTGCTTGAGCGTAAATACGCATACGCATTCTCCACGGGAGGTGCGGGGGCGATCCACTGGATCTGGAATACGAACTTCTATATGGATAATGCGAATGAATCCCATATCGGGGCGCTGCGCGCTGACGGCACGGAGAAGCCGGAGGCGGACGTCTCCTATGACTTCGGAGCGTTCATGGCCGGAATCCGGGATCTGTTTACCGGACGGAAGCTGGAGGAGACCGCCGTGGTATTCCCGTACTCGAATGATTTTTCGAACCGCAAGCTGGCCTTCGAGGCAACGACCAAGGCGACGCGGGCACTGGCTTATGAGCTGAACGCGCCGTTCCGCGCCGTCGGCGAATATGATCTTAGCTCCCTGCGGGATCAGCCGGTGAAGCTGATCATTCTGCCAAGCGCCCATAATGTGGACGACCGGGCTTTCGACGAGCTGATCGACATCGTTAACAGTACGGGAGCGACGCTTCTGGTAACGGGACCGATCGGGCTGGACGCATATTGGCATCCCGTGAACCGTCTAGCCGACGAGCTCGGCGTACGTGAGCTGGCCAACGTCCGCCGCGAGGAAAGCGTCCGCATCGGTGACCGGCTGATGGCCGTATCCTACGGCCACCGGAAGATTGCGGAGCTGGCGAAGGAAGTGCCGGCCGCAGGCATTGCGGGCAGCGCTTCAGGTTCGGCTGCCGGATATCCGGTGCAGGAAGTGAAGCTCGGACAGGGACGACTCCTTTGGTGTCCGCTGCCGGTTGAACTGAATGACCGAACCGATACGCTCGTTGAGCTGTACCGCTATGCGCTGGAGCTGTCCGGTCCGGATACGGGACTGGTATGGAAGCAGGGCGGCGAGTGGTCCGGCGTTTATGGCCGAAAGCTATCCTTTGATAAAGGTGCGCTCTTCGTATTCGGATCGGAGCAGTCGTGGGACGTTCCGGTTGAAGTGATGGATCCGGCGACCGGACGGGGCTATTCCTTTACGCTTGAGGCGGATCGATCGGTATTGTTCGCGGTCGATGCAGCCGGCGCGCTGCTGGCAGTATATCGGGAACGTGAAGTTGAAATTACCGTATCCTAG
- a CDS encoding glycoside hydrolase family 125 protein translates to MEQFRLPKIPMPPLELPASIQAVLEEAEEKLAHRPKLLRLFKNCFPNTLETTTKLMDDGTTFVITGDIPAMWLRDSVEQVVHYIPFAKEDQQLQRILSGLIKRHFQYIHIDPYANAFNESANDWHWNTTDVTDMSPWVWERKFEIDSLCFSVRLAYLYWKETGLTDVFDANFKSAMLKIVELFKTEQRHFEKSPYRFTRNNGIPTDSLRNDGLGMPVNYTGMIWSGFRSSDDACDFHYNIPGNMFAVVALRQMQEFAEWVFRDMALLDELKRLEADVDHGIQLYGIYRHPEFGPIYAYETDGFGNYCLMDDAGTPGLMSIPYLGYVTADDPIYQNTRRFALSKENPFYYEGTAAKGIGSPHTPPGYIWHMALSMQGLTAQTAEEKLEMIALLEATDADTGFMHEGFHADNPSEFTRSWFAWSNSLFSQLVYQAMKAGIL, encoded by the coding sequence ATGGAACAATTCAGACTCCCCAAAATCCCGATGCCGCCACTCGAGCTGCCGGCATCGATCCAGGCCGTGCTAGAGGAAGCCGAGGAGAAGCTGGCGCACCGTCCGAAGCTGCTGCGCCTTTTCAAGAACTGCTTCCCGAACACGCTGGAGACGACCACGAAGCTGATGGACGACGGTACGACCTTCGTCATCACCGGCGATATCCCTGCGATGTGGCTGCGCGATTCGGTGGAGCAGGTCGTCCACTATATCCCGTTTGCGAAGGAAGATCAGCAGCTGCAGCGTATATTGAGCGGGCTGATCAAACGCCATTTTCAATATATTCATATCGATCCTTACGCGAATGCCTTTAATGAGTCGGCCAACGATTGGCACTGGAACACGACAGACGTAACCGACATGTCGCCATGGGTGTGGGAGCGGAAGTTCGAGATCGACTCGCTTTGCTTCTCCGTCCGTCTGGCCTATCTATACTGGAAGGAAACGGGACTTACGGACGTGTTCGACGCGAACTTTAAATCCGCAATGCTGAAAATCGTGGAGCTGTTCAAAACCGAGCAGCGCCATTTCGAAAAGTCTCCGTACCGGTTTACCCGCAACAACGGGATCCCAACGGATTCCCTTCGCAACGATGGTCTCGGCATGCCGGTCAATTATACGGGCATGATCTGGTCCGGCTTCCGCTCCAGCGATGACGCATGCGATTTCCACTACAATATTCCGGGCAATATGTTCGCGGTCGTTGCCCTGCGCCAAATGCAGGAGTTCGCCGAGTGGGTGTTCCGGGATATGGCGCTGCTGGACGAGCTGAAGCGTCTTGAAGCCGACGTAGACCATGGCATTCAGCTGTACGGGATTTACCGTCATCCTGAATTTGGGCCGATCTACGCGTACGAAACCGACGGATTCGGCAATTACTGCCTCATGGACGATGCGGGAACGCCGGGCCTGATGTCGATTCCGTATCTTGGATACGTTACGGCGGATGATCCGATCTATCAGAACACCCGCCGGTTCGCGCTTAGCAAAGAAAACCCGTTCTATTACGAGGGCACCGCGGCCAAAGGCATCGGCAGTCCGCACACGCCGCCGGGCTACATCTGGCATATGGCATTATCGATGCAGGGGCTGACGGCACAGACCGCTGAAGAGAAGCTGGAGATGATCGCGCTTCTTGAAGCGACGGATGCCGATACGGGCTTCATGCACGAAGGCTTCCATGCCGATAATCCGTCGGAGTTCACTCGATCATGGTTCGCCTGGTCCAACAGCCTCTTCTCGCAGCTGGTCTATCAGGCGATGAAGGCGGGGATTCTATGA
- a CDS encoding alpha-mannosidase yields the protein MERIRRFIRELSERQWLESVSLRDWSITRSTYVVPGVYENSAPYTEGEDFNRFPSKQGTTYFFRRRLELPKEWLEEAGTVGLIFESGGEGLLRVNGASYHGLDRNHTFVTLDPERTGTRMELEIELYDPIPEPVDPLNQQAVIQPPITRVSSQLVKVNRPVQSLMYTVIIVRDSLRLLPESDMRRIRLMEALHAAMDAFVSMDEGSIREGAAVTGLEQELVQRVKRIGGNSEGTEHMVGQSHIDIAWLWPVRETVRKTSRTFSTVDALMNEYPEYRYAQSQPLLYQFLKDHDPELYERVKARIKEGRWELVGGMWVEPDLNIPSGESLMRQMLYGQLFYQEEFGRRSHIEWLPDTFGYCASLPQILKHGGIRYFMTTKLGWNDTNVFPYDLFHWVGIDGTPMLSYLNHGVNENTLPKDVHDHWQSYRQKAVHPEQMLLYGHGDGGGGVTREMLENIHRADLMVGQPASKYSTAAQFFDGIEKGQPKLPKWRGDLYLELHRGTYTTHARNKRHNRKAEILYREAELWGSMAFPALDPGERKGMLRALHEGWKLILLNQFHDIIPGSAITESYVTSEKEYKEVFKLGQTSLHTAVKAVAEQIDTDGEGIPYVVFNGLGWTRDAVISLTEDEALAGHAPHEADGTPLLYDIISGEPGAEPKTMYVYVPAIPGLGYTTIWLKATGANEPGDSLIDGRHDESNDGRNEELNDKRNDELVDDSNDNRNDDQTNDLNGNRNTGRDNDLNHERIHELKDGDAGSALAIGQIQLGDVWETKYYRIRFNDRGEITSLWDKEAQREIVKPGEAANRFHFFHDRPTLWDAWDIDTRYEEQPAGDAELIGKQLAHQGAVQDVLRFSWRIHKSVITQDMILYHHDKRIDFQTHVSWNESHKLLKVSFPIDVVADKATYEIPFGTIERPTHRNTSWEQAQYEVCGHRFADVSEHGYGVSLINDCKYGYDIQDSTIRLSLLRAPKWPDQTADLGEHVFTYSLYPHEGDWRQAGVVRKAAELNHELPCVKTSPKKGTLAPVHSWIELDSLHVVLDTVKPAEDGSGYILRLYESAGGREEVRLGWPHAYEAAYLSNALEEELEPIVCEAGSLTLAFKPYEIRTIKLTTKN from the coding sequence ATGGAGAGAATCAGACGATTTATTCGCGAATTGTCGGAGCGGCAATGGCTGGAATCCGTTTCATTAAGAGATTGGAGCATCACCCGGTCCACCTACGTGGTGCCGGGGGTGTACGAGAATTCGGCGCCTTACACGGAAGGCGAGGACTTCAATCGGTTTCCGAGCAAGCAGGGAACGACGTATTTCTTCCGCCGCAGACTGGAGCTGCCGAAGGAGTGGCTGGAGGAAGCGGGAACGGTGGGGCTTATATTCGAGTCCGGCGGTGAGGGCCTGCTGCGCGTAAATGGAGCGTCCTATCACGGGTTGGACCGCAATCATACATTCGTCACCCTGGATCCCGAGCGGACGGGCACGCGGATGGAGCTCGAAATCGAGCTGTACGATCCGATTCCGGAGCCGGTTGACCCGCTGAATCAGCAGGCGGTTATCCAGCCGCCGATTACGCGCGTCTCAAGCCAGCTCGTAAAGGTGAACCGGCCGGTCCAAAGCTTGATGTACACCGTTATCATCGTGAGAGATTCGCTCAGGCTGCTGCCGGAGTCCGATATGCGGCGCATCCGGCTTATGGAAGCGCTGCATGCCGCTATGGACGCCTTCGTCAGCATGGATGAAGGCTCAATCCGAGAAGGTGCCGCGGTAACCGGGCTGGAGCAGGAGCTTGTCCAAAGAGTCAAGCGGATCGGAGGCAACAGTGAAGGCACCGAGCATATGGTCGGCCAGTCGCACATCGATATCGCCTGGCTGTGGCCGGTCCGCGAAACGGTGCGCAAGACAAGCCGGACGTTCTCGACGGTCGATGCGCTCATGAACGAATACCCGGAGTATCGCTACGCCCAGAGCCAGCCGCTGCTCTATCAGTTCCTGAAGGACCATGATCCCGAGCTGTACGAGCGGGTGAAGGCAAGAATTAAGGAAGGACGCTGGGAGCTTGTCGGCGGAATGTGGGTCGAGCCCGATCTCAACATTCCGAGCGGGGAGTCGCTGATGCGGCAGATGCTGTACGGCCAGCTCTTTTACCAGGAGGAGTTCGGCAGACGCTCGCATATCGAATGGCTCCCGGACACGTTCGGTTACTGCGCCTCCTTGCCTCAGATTTTGAAGCATGGCGGCATCCGTTACTTCATGACAACGAAGCTCGGCTGGAATGATACGAACGTTTTCCCGTATGACCTGTTCCACTGGGTCGGCATTGACGGAACGCCGATGCTGTCCTATCTGAATCACGGCGTGAACGAGAACACGCTGCCGAAGGACGTGCACGATCATTGGCAGTCCTACCGCCAGAAGGCCGTTCATCCCGAACAGATGCTGCTCTACGGGCATGGCGACGGCGGTGGCGGCGTCACCCGCGAGATGCTGGAGAATATTCATCGAGCCGACCTGATGGTCGGGCAGCCTGCCAGCAAATACAGCACGGCAGCACAATTTTTCGACGGTATCGAAAAGGGGCAGCCGAAGCTCCCGAAATGGCGGGGTGATCTCTATCTTGAGCTCCATCGCGGTACGTACACGACGCATGCCCGCAACAAGCGGCATAACCGGAAAGCCGAAATTCTGTACCGGGAGGCCGAGCTGTGGGGCTCCATGGCATTCCCTGCTCTGGATCCCGGCGAGCGCAAGGGCATGCTCCGCGCATTGCATGAAGGCTGGAAGCTGATTCTGCTGAACCAGTTCCACGACATTATCCCGGGGTCGGCGATAACGGAATCGTATGTCACGTCGGAGAAGGAATACAAAGAGGTATTCAAGCTTGGGCAGACGAGCCTTCATACAGCTGTGAAGGCGGTAGCGGAACAGATCGATACCGATGGGGAAGGCATCCCTTATGTTGTATTTAACGGGCTCGGATGGACCCGGGATGCCGTCATATCCTTGACGGAGGATGAGGCGCTTGCCGGACATGCGCCGCATGAAGCGGACGGAACGCCGCTTCTTTACGATATCATCTCCGGGGAGCCGGGCGCGGAGCCGAAGACGATGTATGTTTACGTTCCTGCCATTCCGGGCCTTGGATACACAACGATTTGGCTCAAGGCTACCGGCGCTAACGAACCAGGCGATAGCCTGATCGATGGACGGCACGATGAATCGAACGATGGACGGAACGAAGAACTGAACGATAAACGGAATGATGAACTGGTCGACGATTCGAACGACAACCGGAACGATGATCAGACAAACGATCTGAACGGCAACCGGAACACTGGACGAGATAACGATCTGAACCATGAACGGATCCATGAACTGAAGGATGGAGATGCGGGTTCGGCGCTTGCGATCGGGCAGATTCAGCTTGGCGACGTTTGGGAGACGAAATATTACCGGATCCGGTTCAATGACCGCGGCGAAATCACGAGCCTATGGGACAAGGAGGCGCAGCGTGAAATCGTGAAGCCGGGCGAGGCGGCAAACCGCTTCCACTTCTTCCATGACCGTCCGACGCTGTGGGATGCGTGGGATATCGATACCCGCTATGAGGAGCAGCCGGCCGGCGACGCCGAACTGATCGGAAAGCAGCTGGCGCATCAAGGCGCCGTTCAGGACGTGCTGCGCTTCAGCTGGCGCATCCATAAATCGGTCATCACGCAGGACATGATCCTGTATCACCATGACAAGCGGATCGATTTTCAGACGCATGTCAGCTGGAACGAATCGCACAAGCTGCTTAAGGTAAGCTTCCCGATCGACGTCGTGGCCGACAAGGCGACCTATGAAATTCCGTTCGGCACGATCGAACGTCCGACCCACCGCAATACGAGCTGGGAACAGGCCCAATACGAGGTGTGCGGCCACCGCTTTGCGGACGTATCCGAGCATGGATACGGCGTCAGCCTGATCAATGACTGCAAGTACGGCTACGACATCCAGGACAGCACCATTCGGCTGTCGCTCCTGAGAGCGCCGAAATGGCCGGACCAGACAGCCGATCTCGGCGAGCATGTATTCACTTATTCGCTGTATCCGCATGAAGGCGATTGGAGACAGGCAGGAGTTGTACGCAAGGCTGCCGAACTGAATCATGAGCTTCCTTGCGTGAAGACGAGTCCGAAGAAAGGAACGCTTGCCCCGGTTCATTCATGGATCGAGCTGGACAGCTTGCATGTCGTGCTGGATACGGTTAAGCCGGCGGAGGACGGCAGCGGCTATATTCTCCGCCTCTACGAATCGGCCGGTGGCCGGGAGGAAGTGAGGCTTGGATGGCCTCACGCTTATGAAGCGGCATACCTTTCCAATGCGCTCGAAGAGGAGCTTGAACCGATCGTTTGCGAAGCCGGCAGCTTAACGCTTGCATTTAAGCCGTACGAGATCCGAACGATCAAGTTAACAACGAAGAACTAG